The Bos taurus isolate L1 Dominette 01449 registration number 42190680 breed Hereford chromosome 18, ARS-UCD2.0, whole genome shotgun sequence genome has a window encoding:
- the ZNF507 gene encoding zinc finger protein 507 isoform X2 has translation MEEGSSVAMLVSDIGEQEAMLTAKTVISSSLEIDEQRKAKTDPLIHVIQKLSKIVEHEKSQKCLLIGKKRPRSSAAAHSLLESQESCEIPAKVTQSPATDIRRAEMSQIHFTPDSPAQSDGKAMSYQCSLCKFLSSSFSVLKDHIKQHGQQNEVILMCAECHITSKSQEELEAHVVNDHENDANSHTQSKAQQCISPTNPLCHQTSERKNETIPDIPASVDNLQTHTVQTASVAEIGKRKWYAYEQYGMYRCLFCSYTCGQQRMLKTHAWKHAGEVDCSYPIFENENEPLGLLDSSVAAAPSGVHAVVIAIGDNELSIHNGPSVQVQICSSEPLSSSSPLEQSAEGGVHLSQSVTLDPNEEEMLEVISDAEESLVGDSLLSSAQKIISSSPNKKGHVNVIVERLPSAEETLSQKHFLMNAEIEEGKSLSPAEAKLVCEGRGEVYHADKCTVDIGGLIIGWGNSEKKDSELINKGLATDENAPPGRRRTNSESLRLHSLAAEALVTMPIRAAELTRTNLGHYGNINLLDPDTGQRQVDGAVAAYSKMMSPLKNSPEGLASFNQSNSTLVALPEGRQELADGQVKTGISMSLLTVIEKLRERTDQNASDDDILKELQDNAQCQPNSDASLSGSSVVEYIPNAERPYRCRLCHYSSGNKGYIKQHLRVHRQRQPYQCPICEHIADNSKDLESHMINHCKTRIYQCKQCEDSFHYKSQLRNHEREQHSLPDTLSIATSNESRISSDKTDGKCVQEDAHCVGMCAAILLL, from the coding sequence ATGGAAGAAGGCAGCAGTGTTGCCATGTTGGTGTCAGATATTGGGGAACAGGAAGCTATGTTGACTGCCAAAACTGTCATCAGTTCATCACTGGAAATTGATGAACAAAGAAAAGCTAAAACAGATCCATTAATCCATGTTATCCAGAAGTTAAGCAAGATAGTGGAACATGAAAAGTcacaaaaatgtcttttaattggcAAAAAACGGCCACGTTCTAGTGCTGCAGCACACTCTCTTCTTGAAAGTCAAGAATCTTGTGAGATTCCAGCTAAAGTAACCCAGTCACCTGCTACTGATATTAGAAGGGCTGAGATGTCTCAAATACATTTTACCCCTGACTCTCCTGCCCAGAGTGATGGGAAGGCTATGTCTTACCAGTGTAGCCTTTGTAAGTTTCTGTCATCATCTTTTTCTGTGTTAAAAGATCATATCAAGCAGCACGGTCAGCAGAATGAAGTGATATTAATGTGCGCAGAGTGCCATATTACATcaaaaagccaagaggaacttGAAGCTCACGTGGTAAATGACCATGAAAATGATGCCAACAGCCACACTCAATCCAAAGCCCAACAGTGCATAAGCCCCACCAACCCCTTGTGTCACCAAAcctcagaaagaaagaatgaaaccaTTCCTGACATCCCAGCAAGTGTGGACAACCTACAGACTCATACTGTCCAAACAGCGTCCGTGGCAGAAATAGGTAAGAGGAAATGGTATGCCTATGAACAGTATGGCATGTATCGATGCTTGTTTTGTAGTTACACTTGTGGGCAGCAGAGAATGTTGAAAACACATGCTTGGAAACATGCCGGGGAGGTCGACTGCTCCTATCCAATCTTTGAAAATGAGAACGAGCCCCTAGGCCTACTGGACTCTTCAGTGGCTGCTGCACCCAGCGGTGTCCACGCAGTAGTCATTGCCATCGGAGACAACGAACTGAGTATCCACAATGGGCCGTCAGTGCAGGTGCAGATTTGCAGCTCAGAGCCATTGTCGTCTTCCTCTCCTTTGGAGCAGAGTGCAGAAGGCGGGGTTcatctcagtcagtcagttaCCCTTGACCCTAATGAGGAAGAAATGCTTGAGGTGATTTCTGATGCCGAGGAGAGCCTGGTTGGTGACAGCCTGCTTTCATCAGCACAGAAAATCATCAGCAGCAGCCCAAATAAAAAAGGCCATGTTAATGTGATAGTGGAGCGTCTGCCAAGTGCCGAAGAAACGCTTTCACAGAAACATTTCCTCATGAACGCCGAAATCGAGGAGGGGAAAAGCCTGAGCCCAGCAGAAGCCAAGCTCGTGTGTGAAGGAAGAGGTGAAGTCTATCACGCTGATAAATGCACTGTTGATATCGGGGGGCTGATCATAGGCTGGGGCAACTCAGAGAAGAAAGACAGCGAGCTAATAAACAAAGGACTGGCTACTGATGAGAATGCTCCACCAGGCCGAAGAAGGACAAATTCTGAGTCTCTTAGACTACACTCCTTAGCTGCGGAAGCCCTGGTTACAATGCCCATAAGAGCTGCAGAACTAACACGAACCAACCTTGGGCACTATGGAAACATAAACCTTTTAGACCCGGACACCGGACAAAGGCAAGTAGACGGGGCAGTGGCAGCATATTCTAAAATGATGTCCCCACTGAAAAACTCTCCTGAGGGGTTAGCTAGTTTCAACCAAAGCAACTCTACCTTAGTAGCACTCCCAGAGGGTAGGCAGGAGCTGGCAGACGGGCAGGTTAAGACGGGCATCAGCATGTCCCTACTCACTGTGATTGAAAAGTTACGGGAAAGGACAGACCAAAATGCTTCCGATGATGACATTTTGAAAGAGTTGCAGGATAACGCCCAATGCCAACCCAACAGCGATGCGAGTTTGTCGGGAAGCAGTGTGGTGGAGTACATCCCTAACGCCGAGCGGCCCTACCGCTGCCGGCTTTGTCACTACAGCAGCGGTAACAAGGGTTACATCAAGCAGCACCTGCGAGTCCATCGGCAGAGACAGCCCTACCAGTGTCCCATCTGTGAGCACATTGCCGACAACAGCAAAGACCTGGAGAGCCACATGATCAACCACTGCAAAACAAGAATATACCAGTGCAAGCAGTGTGAAGACTCCTTCCATTATAAG